The Anolis carolinensis isolate JA03-04 chromosome 2, rAnoCar3.1.pri, whole genome shotgun sequence genome has a window encoding:
- the LOC103277937 gene encoding musculoskeletal embryonic nuclear protein 1 isoform X1: MSQPAPVKKKRPPVKEEDLKGARGKLSSNQEIKSKTYQVMKQCEQSGAAAPSIFSRDRTGGETVFDKPKEEPPKSVFG, encoded by the exons ATGTCACAG CCAGCTCCTGTGAAAAAGAAACGCCCTCCAGTGAAAGAGGAAGATCTCAAAGGAGCTAGAGGAAAACTCTCTAGCAACCAGGAAATCAAATCCAAAACATACCAAGTCATGAAGCAGTGTG AGCAATCTGGTGCTGCCGCACCATCCATATTCAGCCGAGACCGCACAGGAGGGGAGACGGTCTTTGACAAGCCCAAAGAAGAGCCTCCAAAGAGTGTCTTTGGCTGA